DNA sequence from the Ramlibacter agri genome:
TCTTGTAGATGCCCTGCGCCAGCTCGGTGTTCTCCGGGCTGTGCGTCGAGTGCCAGTTGTCGAAGCGGACGTGGAAGCCGTCCAGGTATTCCTTGCGGCCGGCCGCGATCTCGGCGACGAACTGGTCCGGCGTCTTGCCGGCCTTTTCGGCGGCGATCATGATCGGCGCGCCGTGCGCGTCGTCGGCGCCGACGAAGTGCACCATCTGGCCGCCCATTCGCTGGTGCCGCACCCAGATGTCGGCCTGGATGTACTCCATGATGTGGCCGATGTGGAACTTGCCGTTCGCGTACGGCAGGGCGGTGGTGACGAAGAGCTTGCGCTGGGACATGGGGACTTTCCGGGGAAGCGGGAATTCTATTCGCCATGGGTACACTGGCGGCATGGCTACCCAGGAACAGCTGCTCGCCGCTCTGGCGGGCGTCACCGACCCGAACACCGGGAAGGATTTCGTCAGCACCAAGGCCGTCAGGAACGTCCATATCGAGGGGGGCGAGGTTTCCTTCGACGTCGAACTGGGCTACCCGGCGAAAAGCCAGGTGCCCGCGCTGCGCAAGGCGCTGGTCGCCGCCGCCAAGGGCGTGCCGGGCGTGGACAACGTCTCCGTGAACATCAGCACGAAAGTCATCGCGCACTCCGTGCAGCGTGGCCTGCAGCTGATGCCCAACGTCAAGAACATCATCGCCGTCGCTTCCGGCAAGGGCGGCGTCGGCAAGAGCACCACGGCCGCCAACCTGGCGCTGGCGCTGGCCGCCGAGGGCGCGCGGGTGGGCGTCCTGGACGCCGACATCTACGGTCCGAGCCAGCCCATGATGCTGGGCATCAACCGCCGGCCCGAGAGCGAGGACGGCCAGACCATGGAGCCGCTGGAAAACCACGGCATCCAGGTCATGTCCATCGGCTTCCTGATCAACCAGGACGAGGCGATGATCTGGCGCGGCCCCATGGCCACCCAGGCGCTGGAGCAGCTGCTGCGCCAGACCAACTGGGCCGAGCTCGACTACCTGATCGTCGACATGCCGCCCGGTACCGGCGACATCCAGCTCACGCTGTCGCAGCGCGTGCCCATGACCGGCGCGGTGATCGTCACCACGCCGCAGGACATCGCGCTGATCGACGCCCGCAAGGCCGTGACCATGTTCGAGAAGGTCGGCGTGCCCATCATCGGCGTCATCGAGAACATGGCCGTCCACATCTGCAGCAACTGCGGCCACGCCGAGCACATCTTCGGCGAAGGTGGGGGAAGGCGCTACGCGCAGGAGAAGGGAATTCCCTATCTCGGCGCGCTGCCGCTGTCCATGGACATCCGCGTGCAGGCCGACAGCGGCAAGCCCACGGTGGTCGCCGACCCCGACGGCGAGGCCGCGGGCATCTACAAGAGCGTCGCGCGCCAGGTCGCGGTGAGCATCGCCGCCAAGGCCAAGGACTTTTCCGCCAAGTTCCCGACCATCACCGTCTCCAAGAACACTTGAGCACCCTCCAAGCCGACGCCGCCGCACGGCGTGAGGTCCAGGCCGTGATCGGGCCGCCGCCGGCGCAGGGCCGGCGCGCGGACTGGCTGCTGGAATACCTGCACCGCCTCGACGAGCAGTGGGGCGGGTTGCATGGCGAGCACGTCGCCGCGCTGGCGGAGGAACTGGAGCTGCCGATCGAGCAGGTGCGCGCGGTGGCCAGCCGCTGCGGCCACTTCACCTTGCTCGGCGCCGGCGAACAGCCGCCCGCGCTGCGGCTGACGGTCTGCGGCGGCCTGCCTTGCGGCCTGGCGGGCACCAGCGCGTTGCGCGCCGACCTCGCACCCTTGCTGCCGCCTGACGTCGCGCTCACCGGTAGCGCTTGCATCGGCCGCTGCCAGCATGCGCCGGCAGTGCTCGTGGGGCAGGTGCCGGTAGCGCCGGCGACGCCCGAGTCCGTTCTGAACACGCTGCTGCAC
Encoded proteins:
- the apbC gene encoding iron-sulfur cluster carrier protein ApbC produces the protein MATQEQLLAALAGVTDPNTGKDFVSTKAVRNVHIEGGEVSFDVELGYPAKSQVPALRKALVAAAKGVPGVDNVSVNISTKVIAHSVQRGLQLMPNVKNIIAVASGKGGVGKSTTAANLALALAAEGARVGVLDADIYGPSQPMMLGINRRPESEDGQTMEPLENHGIQVMSIGFLINQDEAMIWRGPMATQALEQLLRQTNWAELDYLIVDMPPGTGDIQLTLSQRVPMTGAVIVTTPQDIALIDARKAVTMFEKVGVPIIGVIENMAVHICSNCGHAEHIFGEGGGRRYAQEKGIPYLGALPLSMDIRVQADSGKPTVVADPDGEAAGIYKSVARQVAVSIAAKAKDFSAKFPTITVSKNT